In a genomic window of Eriocheir sinensis breed Jianghai 21 chromosome 38, ASM2467909v1, whole genome shotgun sequence:
- the LOC127008817 gene encoding uncharacterized protein LOC127008817: MGVAVPVRGLAGVFWRTLRKRSSLTLILVLSFSFCLLRSARNPEHVEERAMAAREEEEGEVITAREVQDTLMLMQEAVTTVESKCRRMALLGGVLTCSCSDKKCARDGGKFLCLDPDVMPPPRSCLALNFGIGYEFSFDEALANYGCRVIALDPTNSNVTNRVYQANLTHSLPSVRLKGSREVLASHRNIHALSLGLADKDYTMVLNLTTDGVGYRTNVAAYLTYRSLLRMLDNPRIDLLKIDIEGNEWDVFQEILESPDAAKLLQHVRQILMEVHFDFLKPSMTADEVLQAAWRAIGILRRLRDFGFRLAAADLNDTAQSYMLFGSMKLALFREITLIRRGVMAV; the protein is encoded by the coding sequence ATGGGCGTGGCCGTGCCGGTGCGTGGGCTGGCTGGCGTGTTCTGGCGGACGCTGCGAAAACGAAGctccctcaccctcatcctcgtgctctccttctccttctgcctcctACGCTCCGCCAGAAACCCTGAACACGTGGAGGAACGGGCGATGGcggcgcgggaggaggaggagggcgaggtgatcACAGCTCGGGAGGTACAGGACACACTTATGCTGATGCAGGAAGCCGTGACCACCGTGGAGTCCAAGTGCCGAAGGATGGCGCTGCTCGGGGGCGTCCTGACGTGTTCCTGCAGCGACAAGAAGTGCGCGAGGGACGGGGGAAAGTTCCTGTGTCTGGATCCTGACGTCATGCCGCCGCCTCGCTCCTGCCTCGCTCTCAACTTCGGCATCGGGTATGAATTCAGCTTCGACGAGGCTTTGGCCAACTACGGCTGCCGCGTCATCGCCCTTGACCCCACCAACTCCAACGTGACGAACCGTGTGTACCAAGCCAACCTGACCCACAGCCTGCCCTCCGTAAGGCTAAAAGGTTCAAGAGAGGTACTAGCGTCACATAGAAACATTCACGCCCTTTCCCTTGGCCTAGCGGATAAGGACTACACGATGGTCCTCAACCTCACAACTGACGGTGTAGGCTACAGGACAAATGTGGCCGCCTACCTCACCTACAGGTCCCTCCTTCGCATGTTGGACAACCCTCGCATCGACCTACTCAAGATTGACATAGAAGGGAATGAGTGGGATGTCTTTCAAGAGATCCTAGAATCCCCTGACGCTGCTAAGCTCCTCCAACACGTCCGCCAGATCCTGATGGAGGTTCACTTTGATTTCCTGAAGCCCTCCATGACCGCCGATGAGGTCCTGCAGGCGGCGTGGCGGGCGATTGGAATCCTTCGGCGTCTCAGGGACTTCGGGTTTCGCTTGGCGGCGGCCGATCTCAACGACACGGCTCAGAGCTACATGTTGTTCGGATCGATGAAGTTGGCGCTTTTCCGGGAGATTACTTTGATCCGAAGAGGTGTCATGGCTGTCTAG